One genomic window of Anoplolepis gracilipes chromosome 5, ASM4749672v1, whole genome shotgun sequence includes the following:
- the LOC140666098 gene encoding cytochrome P450 4C1-like isoform X2, whose amino-acid sequence MIFILLLLLCILIILLSYYYTIHCGRYGQLIYRIPGPPTVPLFGNIFDLFNQSPEELWKFQESLFKKYNSIHKIWSFKTAYIVICHPDDAQKILNSTQHHLEKGMMYTLLRPWLRTGLLTRIKWHERRKLLTPTFHFNILKQFVNILIEEGNRMTTFVNDIEGSIIKDLVFFISKHTLNAICETSMGVSLESMGEYQQLYRQAVHEMGKILVYRLIRPWFYSDKIFALTSMGRKQAKNLKILHSFSEKIIAERKRYHELTDGQYLKDFENEVIIETDDNEILKNKKKRLAMLDFLIALSRNNKMSDLDIREEIDTFMFEGHDTVAMAICFVILLLAEHKDVQDFARNEVNAVMQENGGKLTIRALQNLPYLERCVKETMRLYPSVPFIMRVLSKDINLQSYIIPSETEIFLNIHNIHRNPDFWPNPGIFDPDRFLPENVQNRHPFSYIPFSAGLRNCIGQRFAMLEMKAIIASLVHNCYLEPIDYLKDIRHVTDIINRVTQPIRVRFVPIKCK is encoded by the exons ATGATCTTCATCTTACTATTGTTATTAtgcattttgattatattattatcttattattacacTATACATTGTGGAAGATATGGACAACTTATTTATCGTATACCTGGTCCACCAACAGTTCCATTGTTCGGCAATATTTTTGACTTGTTTAATCAGTCTCCAG aagaattgTGGAAGTTCCAAGAATcactctttaaaaaatataattcaattcataaaatatggAGTTTTAAAACTGCTTATATTGTCATTTGCCATCCAGATGACGCACag AAAATACTAAATAGCACGCAACACCATCTTGAGAAAGGCATGATGTATACTCTTTTGCGTCCTTGGTTAAGAACTGGTTTACTCACCA GAATAAAATGGCACGAAAGACGAAAACTACTGACGCCtacttttcattttaatatattaaaacaatttgttaatattctgATCGAGGAAGGCAATCGCATGACAACATTTGTGAATGATATTGAAGGGTCGATTATCAAAGACTTggtcttttttattagtaaacaTACGTTGAATGCAATATGTg AAACCTCCATGGGTGTTTCTTTGGAAAGTATGGGTGAATATCAACAACTATATCGACAAGCAGTTCATGAGATGGgcaaaatattagtttatag GCTAATCAGACCATGGTTTTATtccgataaaatatttgcgcTAACATCAATGGGTAGAAAGCAAgctaagaatttaaaaatattgcatagtTTCAGTGAAAAA ATTATTGCAGAAAGAAAGCGATATCATGAACTTACTGATggacaatatttaaaagattttgaaaatgaagTTATAATAGAAACGGacgataatgaaatattaaaaa ataaaaaaaagcgaCTCGCTATGTTGGACTTTTTGATAGCATTATCTCGCAATAACAAAATGAGTGATTTGGACATTAGAGAAGAAATTGATACCTTCATGTTCGAA GGTCATGACACAGTAGCAATGGCTATTTGCTTTGTTATACTACTGTTAGCTGAACACAAGGATGTCCAG GATTTTGCCAGAAATGAAGTAAACGCAGTAATGCAAGAAAATGGAGGAAAACTTACTATTAGAGCATTACAAAATCTACCATATTTGGAAAGATGTGTGAAAGAAACCATGAGATTGTATCCCAGCGTTCCTTTTATAATGCGAGTATTGTCGAAAGACATAAATTTAC agTCGTATATCATACCTTCTGAAACGGAGATATTTCTTAACATTCATAATATTCATAGAAATCCCGATTTCTGGCCAAATCCAGGTATATTTGATCCAGATAGATTTTTACCTGAAAATGTTCAAAATCGTCATCCTTTTTCTTACATACCTTTCAGCGCAGGACTACGAAATTGTATAG GTCAACGGTTTGCAATGTTGGAAATGAAGGCTATAATAGCTTCTCTGGTGCATAATTGTTATTTGGAGcctattgattatttaaaagatattcgtCATGTGACGGATATAATAAATCGTGTTACACAACCGATTCGTGTAAGATTTGTTCCAATCAAATGCAAATAG
- the LOC140666098 gene encoding cytochrome P450 4C1-like isoform X1 — MIFILLLLLCILIILLSYYYTIHCGRYGQLIYRIPGPPTVPLFGNIFDLFNQSPEELWKFQESLFKKYNSIHKIWSFKTAYIVICHPDDAQKILNSTQHHLEKGMMYTLLRPWLRTGLLTSKGIKWHERRKLLTPTFHFNILKQFVNILIEEGNRMTTFVNDIEGSIIKDLVFFISKHTLNAICETSMGVSLESMGEYQQLYRQAVHEMGKILVYRLIRPWFYSDKIFALTSMGRKQAKNLKILHSFSEKIIAERKRYHELTDGQYLKDFENEVIIETDDNEILKNKKKRLAMLDFLIALSRNNKMSDLDIREEIDTFMFEGHDTVAMAICFVILLLAEHKDVQDFARNEVNAVMQENGGKLTIRALQNLPYLERCVKETMRLYPSVPFIMRVLSKDINLQSYIIPSETEIFLNIHNIHRNPDFWPNPGIFDPDRFLPENVQNRHPFSYIPFSAGLRNCIGQRFAMLEMKAIIASLVHNCYLEPIDYLKDIRHVTDIINRVTQPIRVRFVPIKCK, encoded by the exons ATGATCTTCATCTTACTATTGTTATTAtgcattttgattatattattatcttattattacacTATACATTGTGGAAGATATGGACAACTTATTTATCGTATACCTGGTCCACCAACAGTTCCATTGTTCGGCAATATTTTTGACTTGTTTAATCAGTCTCCAG aagaattgTGGAAGTTCCAAGAATcactctttaaaaaatataattcaattcataaaatatggAGTTTTAAAACTGCTTATATTGTCATTTGCCATCCAGATGACGCACag AAAATACTAAATAGCACGCAACACCATCTTGAGAAAGGCATGATGTATACTCTTTTGCGTCCTTGGTTAAGAACTGGTTTACTCACCAGTAAAG GAATAAAATGGCACGAAAGACGAAAACTACTGACGCCtacttttcattttaatatattaaaacaatttgttaatattctgATCGAGGAAGGCAATCGCATGACAACATTTGTGAATGATATTGAAGGGTCGATTATCAAAGACTTggtcttttttattagtaaacaTACGTTGAATGCAATATGTg AAACCTCCATGGGTGTTTCTTTGGAAAGTATGGGTGAATATCAACAACTATATCGACAAGCAGTTCATGAGATGGgcaaaatattagtttatag GCTAATCAGACCATGGTTTTATtccgataaaatatttgcgcTAACATCAATGGGTAGAAAGCAAgctaagaatttaaaaatattgcatagtTTCAGTGAAAAA ATTATTGCAGAAAGAAAGCGATATCATGAACTTACTGATggacaatatttaaaagattttgaaaatgaagTTATAATAGAAACGGacgataatgaaatattaaaaa ataaaaaaaagcgaCTCGCTATGTTGGACTTTTTGATAGCATTATCTCGCAATAACAAAATGAGTGATTTGGACATTAGAGAAGAAATTGATACCTTCATGTTCGAA GGTCATGACACAGTAGCAATGGCTATTTGCTTTGTTATACTACTGTTAGCTGAACACAAGGATGTCCAG GATTTTGCCAGAAATGAAGTAAACGCAGTAATGCAAGAAAATGGAGGAAAACTTACTATTAGAGCATTACAAAATCTACCATATTTGGAAAGATGTGTGAAAGAAACCATGAGATTGTATCCCAGCGTTCCTTTTATAATGCGAGTATTGTCGAAAGACATAAATTTAC agTCGTATATCATACCTTCTGAAACGGAGATATTTCTTAACATTCATAATATTCATAGAAATCCCGATTTCTGGCCAAATCCAGGTATATTTGATCCAGATAGATTTTTACCTGAAAATGTTCAAAATCGTCATCCTTTTTCTTACATACCTTTCAGCGCAGGACTACGAAATTGTATAG GTCAACGGTTTGCAATGTTGGAAATGAAGGCTATAATAGCTTCTCTGGTGCATAATTGTTATTTGGAGcctattgattatttaaaagatattcgtCATGTGACGGATATAATAAATCGTGTTACACAACCGATTCGTGTAAGATTTGTTCCAATCAAATGCAAATAG